One genomic region from Torulaspora delbrueckii CBS 1146 chromosome 4, complete genome encodes:
- the CTS2 gene encoding putative chitinase (similar to Saccharomyces cerevisiae CTS2 (YDR371W); ancestral locus Anc_5.441): MQRRPWLSHTVIIIVILASIAVEMCFYKKIFHRSAQRKVVDYVQSQPQQAQLVTNPGTVEPGQYLSGLYYSNWSPYSPRMHFPHDIDLSRVSHIYYAFFLVDGATGALKLGDEWSDVGMDLYKPMAIKLNKLNPEVKNDLERQRRILPNGCLGELFYMRNANLFPNRNIRDFKVIMCVGGWSNREEFPKMVRNPKRVDKFIDSCIETMFKYGFDGIDLDWEFPEDDGFEPQMYLQLAKRLKERMNELEDAIFGPNMNHPKFQLSMATPAFSEKLDILPITEMDKYIDIWNMMTYDYHGEWSEKTGYHCNLYNGSTKSFDETHQKHIYSTESVEGLDAHSAIEHMLNVAGVNSHKICLGMAAYGRGFTNVVAQSTDKRFIDKPFHGVGGASDGEPGMWLYNQLPIQGTHELFDPDYVSGFCYSSTSKTFVGYDSVESVRFKAQYVREKNLAGGFWWESCGDDHANQSRSLLNAFTNEIKFVSKFDDLMYRQTPVLRYYVNKFGNDAFLSPFILNLLAGQGEAPH; this comes from the coding sequence atgCAGAGGAGGCCTTGGTTAAGCCATACGGTTATAATCATTGTGATCCTGGCAAGTATAGCCGTCGAAATGTGCTTTTATAAAAAAATATTCCATAGGTCAGCTCAACGTAAAGTGGTAGATTATGTCCAGTCCCAGCCACAGCAAGCTCAGTTAGTGACGAATCCTGGGACAGTCGAACCGGGTCAGTATCTCTCTGGTCTTTACTACTCGAATTGGTCCCCATATTCTCCTAGGATGCACTTCCCACATGACATCGATCTTTCTAGGGTTTCCCACATTTACTACGCATTTTTTTTGGTTGATGGTGCTACTGGGGCTTTAAAACTTGGTGACGAATGGTCTGACGTGGGTATGGATCTGTATAAGCCCATGGCTATCAAGTTAAACAAATTGAATCCAGAGGTCAAAAACGATCTTGAACGTCAAAGAAGGATCTTGCCAAATGGATGCTTGGGTGAATTATTTTACATGCGAAATGCTAATCTATTCCCCAACCGGAACATTAGAGACTTTAAAGTGATTATGTGTGTGGGAGGTTGGTCAAATAGAGAGGAGTTCCCAAAAATGGTCAGAAACCCCAAAAGAGTTGATAAATTTATTGACTCATGTATCGAAACCATGTTCAAATATGGTTTTGATGGTATAGATCTGGATTGGGAGTTTCCAGAAGATGATGGGTTTGAACCGCAGATGTATCTACAATTGGCCAAACGATTGAAAGAGAGGATGAATGAGTTAGAAGATGCGATCTTTGGTCCAAACATGAACCACCCAAAGTTCCAATTATCCATGGCCACTCCTGCATTTTCTGAGAAGTTGGATATTTTGCCGATCACAGAGATGGATAAATATATCGATATTTGGAATATGATGACCTACGATTATCATGGAGAATGGTCAGAGAAGACAGGCTATCATTGCAATCTGTACAATGGATCAACCAAATCATTTGACGAAACTCATCAGAAGCATATTTATTCTACGGAGAGTGTCGAGGGATTAGATGCACATTCGGCTATCGAACACATGCTGAATGTAGCTGGTGTAAACTCTCACAAGATCTGTCTTGGTATGGCGGCTTATGGCAGGGGCTTCACAAATGTTGTAGCTCAAAGCACCGACAAAAGATTTATTGATAAGCCATTTCATGGTGTCGGTGGAGCTTCCGACGGCGAGCCTGGTATGTGGCTATATAATCAGTTACCCATCCAAGGGACACATGAACTCTTTGATCCCGACTACGTCTCTGGGTTTTGCTATAGTTCAACTTCCAAGACGTTTGTTGGTTATGATAGCGTGGAATCTGTTCGTTTCAAAGCCCAGTATGTTCGCGAAAAGAATCTAGCTGGCGGGTTCTGGTGGGAATCCTGCGGTGATGACCATGCCAATCAATCTAGATCCTTGTTAAACGCTTTCACTAATGAGATAAAATTTGTCTCCAAATTTGACGATTTAATGTACCGTCAAACACCAGTACTAAGATACTACGTTAATAAATTTGGCAATGACGCATTCCTATCGCCATTTATTCTCAACCTTCTTGCTGGTCAAGGTGAAGCAcctcattga
- the LEO1 gene encoding Paf1-complex subunit LEO1 (similar to Saccharomyces cerevisiae LEO1 (YOR123C); ancestral locus Anc_5.440), producing MSEEVEDRVESGQNSTVEPVEEPINGNAGEIEDSGGDDEMDDLFGDEGQASDRGSDEEEGGSSNSDEEESSRRGEMQMDDEEAQEHAMYTRKFYGEDADNMSDQEESANHFTEENVELVRHIVPYKTVGEGADEKSTIYYAKVPEFLTIDPVPFDPPSFESKVKERLNSSSREDQLGDRLIDENTIRWRYSRDENQQVYKESNAQIVQWSDGGLSLKLGTEYTDILVNDTDNTFFAVSHDEQELMQCSQGGEVTKSLMFIPTSTNSKMHQKLTKAVIRRDQRQTKGPGVYFVNKDPELEKNELEKKQQQVVRERRKRQLKEIESRNSPDISTGLNGYRKTPVTASDEQDSYYGSSKRNEYEQDDFLVDDDEEEEAGYSEEDDVLDDNNDDQEAEDEEDAKAERLRQLKRQGTERYTEPEPESDPSTKRRKVAIIDDEDDE from the coding sequence ATGTCagaagaggttgaagatCGTGTAGAGAGTGGTCAAAATAGTACGGTGGAGCCAGTCGAAGAGCCTATAAACGGCAACGCTggtgagattgaagattctggaggtgatgatgagatgGACGACCTATTTGGCGATGAAGGGCAGGCATCCGACCGCGGGagtgatgaggaagaaggtggGTCTTCGAACAGTGATGAGGAGGAATCGAGTCGTCGTGGAGAGATGCAGATggacgatgaagaagcacaGGAACATGCAATGTATACTAGGAAGTTCTATGGAGAAGACGCCGATAATATGAGTGACCAGGAGGAATCCGCAAACCATTTTACAGAGGAAAATGTAGAATTAGTGAGACACATTGTCCCTTATAAGACGGTTGGCGAGGGAGCGGATGAAAAATCAACGATTTACTATGCCAAAGTTCCTGAGTTTTTGACCATCGACCCTGTGCCATTTGACCCACCAAGTTTTGAGAGCAAAGTGAAAGAGAGGTTGAACTCATCATCGCGGGAGGACCAGTTGGGTGACCGTCTAATTGATGAGAACACGATCAGATGGAGATACTCTAGAGACGAAAACCAGCAGGTCTACAAGGAATCAAATGCCCAGATTGTACAATGGTCCGATGGTGGACTTTCGTTGAAGCTGGGTACCGAGTACACTGATATCCTAGTGAATGATACAGACAACACTTTCTTTGCAGTGTCACACGATGAGCAAGAGCTAATGCAGTGTTCCCAAGGTGGTGAAGTCACCAAATCACTAATGTTTATTCCTACTTCTACAAATTCGAAGATGCACCAAAAACTGACGAAAGCAGTGATCAGGCGGGATCAAAGACAGACCAAAGGACCGGGTGTTTACTTTGTGAACAAGGATCCAGAACTAGAGAAGAACGAAttagagaagaaacaacaGCAGGTTGTCAGAGAGAGGAGGAAAAgacaattgaaagaaataGAAAGTCGAAACTCTCCCGACATTTCAACCGGCTTAAACGGCTACAGAAAGACCCCTGTGACAGCGTCTGATGAGCAGGACTCCTACTACGGTAGCTCAAAGAGGAACGAATACGAGCAGGACGATTTCCTAGtagatgacgatgaggaagaagaagctggatACAGCGAAGAAGACGATGTCCTAGACGACAACAACGATGATCAAGAGGCagaggacgaagaagatgccAAGGCTGAGAGATTAAGACAGTTAAAGAGACAGGGCACAGAGCGTTACACTGAGCCGGAACCAGAAAGCGATCCCAGTAcaaagagaaggaaagtAGCCATAATCGACGACGAAGACGACGAGTAA
- the PFY1 gene encoding profilin (similar to Saccharomyces cerevisiae PFY1 (YOR122C); ancestral locus Anc_5.439), with protein sequence MSWQAYTDNLLGTGKVDKAVIYSRAGDSIWASSGGLTLQANEIQEIAQGFDSPVGLQSNGLHIQGQKFMLLRADDRSIYGRHDAEGVVCVRTKQTILIAHYPPTVQAGEATKIVEQLADYLISVQY encoded by the exons ATGTCTTGGCAAG CTTACACTGATAACCTTTTGGGAACTGGTAAAGTCGACAAAGCCGTCATATATTCCAGAGCCGGAGACTCAATTTGGGCTTCTTCTGGTGGTTTGACTTTGCAAGCAAATgaaatacaagaaattgctcAAGGTTTTGACAGTCCAGTTGGTTTGCAGAGCAACGGTTTACATATTCAAGGCCAAAAATTCATGTTGTTGAGAGCTGATGATAGAAGTATTTATGGTAGACATGATGCTGAAGGTGTGGTGTGTGTAAGAACAAAGCAAACCATCTTGATTGCGCACTATCCTCCAACTGTTCAGGCCGGTGAAGCTACAAAGATCGTTGAACAGTTGGCTGATTATTTGATCAGCGTCCAATACTAG
- the TDEL0D02630 gene encoding YciI family protein (ancestral locus Anc_5.438), which yields MVEWVVIVYDKGDRSAFRPAHLAGIPPLVEQGKLVCAGAIYNEPTTPGGERTFAGSHLQIVADTKEEALEVVKGDIFAKEGVWDLDNIIIYQFGCAVRKEKK from the coding sequence ATGGTTGAATGGGTTGTTATTGTTTATGATAAGGGCGACAGGTCTGCATTCAGACCTGCTCACCTCGCTGGTATCCCTCCTCTTGTCGAACAAGGCAAACTAGTCTGTGCAGGGGCAATTTACAATGAGCCAACCACTCCAGGTGGTGAACGCACTTTTGCTGGTTCTCACTTACAGATTGTCGCTGAcacaaaggaagaagccCTGGAAGTGGTCAAAGGTGACATCTTCGCCAAGGAAGGTGTTTGGGACCTTGACAACATAATCATCTACCAATTCGGTTGCGCAGTTCgtaaagagaagaaatag
- the LUG1 gene encoding Lug1p (similar to Saccharomyces cerevisiae YLR352W; ancestral locus Anc_4.185) produces MPTPVTDDSTPRVIPPEIAYQILTFQFRDLMSNDHPGNAEKFTENFRTFVRSNLSVNKTFYHVCRVLIYRYCKLTTAKRFHSLLETLRNNEKVCNIVQVADFQELTSIGLGRTGEMNKRIKNLTNETLSEFLELTQSNLREFLACEHIQDDLDENIVYNLLRPGTVLSVLDFCGCSGDKFTESCIKALDRLYRFDEEKQQYITKEENYQITCLGLNDCTDLPSPVLGRILLMLPELQKLDLGHTSIDDHTLMNGLPHLKSLTHLSLSMCLRLSPRGVLEFFSHHPAVTDSNNSKTLEWLNLYSMPHSSSWTAVHAMFLLRKLCQFGHNKTLQYLNLGGMPFHESDDRSAVRSGPYYQCHDTLQFIKYNFPKLKSLSIRGSNFPITRICDFLTPVNEQNFEVKSGYELGKDELPEIQKLKFLNISNNFHVNKWTIQDPALFTCSPSLVALEVSFDSWQQIEKANEKHEINALRYKNPHVLIKDPNDAEIVKWKCYIDSSYGRRYWLHKVDKYLNRDDLETRGNISKYDCEGRKIIEITKQPDFLKFAQSKIMLGCGIVPLSGVRRKESYRDLKPPISQFFTRSGGTTLGHTATPIVTPRLPPGGWRLIHHDEEDSSLDNIIPEEDEEAGVMTDSFTSNVSANYSPAQFSNRMSRDGLYWDRSIPALNLRPAEEMTYIAPASRQSQQQIHQPPESIGEQVEENDDEYFNDVTLQRRRSQLSILGLSHPRNSVLPRQNSWNSSISLLFPFRKPKNYFMLNPKEFVFDVNSEETTERYRIHFELVNEYEVFGCIERGMYRYYSLKT; encoded by the coding sequence ATGCCAACTCCAGTAACAGATGATTCTACTCCACGGGTGATACCACCTGAAATAGCCTACCAAATTCTAACGTTCCAGTTTAGGGACCTGATGAGCAATGATCATCCGGGGAATGCAGAGAAATTTACCGAGAACTTCAGGACATTTGTGCGAAGCAACTTGAGCGTTAATAAGACTTTCTACCATGTTTGTCGTGTGCTCATCTACAGATACTGTAAATTGACCACGGCCAAGAGGTTCCACAGCTTGTTGGAGACTTTAAGGAACAATGAAAAAGTATGCAATATCGTCCAGGTGGCtgatttccaagaattAACATCGATAGGCCTTGGCCGTACTGGtgagatgaacaagagaatAAAAAATCTGACAAATGAAACTCTCTCGGAGTTCCTAGAGTTGACACAGTCCAACCTACGAGAGTTTCTGGCATGTGAACATATACAGGACGACTTGGATGAGAATATTGTGTATAATTTGCTCCGACCTGGGACGGTGCTTAGTGTATTGGACTTTTGCGGCTGTTCAGGTGACAAGTTTACTGAAAGTTGTATTAAGGCTTTGGATAGATTATACCGATTTGATGAGGAGAAGCAACAGTACATTACTAAAGAGGAGAATTATCAGATAACATGTTTGGGTCTGAATGATTGTACAGATTTACCGTCACCAGTGCTGGGTAGAATACTTCTTATGTTGCCCGAATTGCAGAAGTTGGATTTGGGGCATACTTCTATTGATGATCATACCTTGATGAATGGGCTCCCTCATCTAAAAAGTTTAACACATTTGTCTCTCTCGATGTGCTTGAGGCTATCCCCTCGTGGGGTTCtagaatttttcagtcaTCATCCCGCTGTTACCGATTCAAACAACTCAAAGACATTAGAATGGCTAAATCTTTACTCTATGCCACATTCATCATCCTGGACAGCAGTTCACGCAATGTTTTTACTACGGAAGCTGTGTCAATTTGGGCACAATAAGACGCTTCAATATCTAAATTTAGGTGGGATGCCATTTCATGAGTCGGACGATCGCTCCGCTGTCAGGTCTGGTCCTTACTACCAATGCCATGACACGCTCCAGTTCATCAAGTATAATTTTCccaagttgaagagcttgagTATCAGAGGTAGCAATTTCCCAATAACAAGGATTTGCGACTTCCTTACTCCTGTAAATGAGcaaaattttgaagttaAGAGCGGATACGAACTTGGGAAGGATGAATTACCGGAAATACAAAAactgaaattcttgaatattAGTAACAATTTTCATGTCAACAAGTGGACAATCCAAGACCCTGCACTGTTCACTTGTTCTCCAAGTCTCGTTGCCCTTGAAGTCTCTTTTGACTCATGGCAGCAAATTGAAAAGGCTAACGAAAAGCATGAGATAAACGCTTTGCGTTACAAGAATCCACATGTTCTAATTAAAGATCCAAACGATGCCGAAATAGTCAAATGGAAATGCTACATCGATTCCTCCTACGGGCGGCGTTATTGGCTTCATAAGGTGGATAAATACCTAAATCGAGATGATTTAGAGACGAGAGGTAATATTTCGAAGTATGACTGTGAGGGAAGGAAAATAATTGAAATTACCAAGCAACCGGATTTTTTAAAGTTTGCCCAAAGTAAGATCATGCTAGGTTGTGGGATCGTACCTTTAAGTGGTGTTCGGAGAAAAGAATCATACAGGGACTTGAAACCGCCTATATCCCAATTTTTTACCAGAAGTGGTGGTACTACTTTGGGTCATACTGCGACGCCAATTGTCACACCCAGATTGCCTCCAGGAGGTTGGAGATTAATACAtcatgatgaagaagattcttCATTAGACAATATCATACCggaggaagatgaggaagctGGCGTCATGACCGATTCCTTTACATCGAACGTCAGCGCCAACTATTCTCCTGCTCAATTTAGCAATCGGATGAGCAGAGATGGTTTATATTGGGACAGATCCATTCCGGCTCTCAACTTACGACcagcagaagaaatgacATACATAGCACCAGCTTCACGGCAAtcacaacaacaaattcaccaaCCACCTGAAAGCATTGGGGAACAggtggaagaaaatgatgacgagTATTTTAACGACGTTACACTACAACGGCGTAGATCACAATTGAGTATCTTGGGATTATCACATCCACGTAACTCAGTGCTACCAAGGCAGAATAGTTGGAACTCATCTATATCTCTGCTGTTCCCCTTCAGAAAGCCCAAGAACTACTTCATGTTGAACCCCAAGGAATTCGTTTTTGATGTAAATAGCGAAGAAACTACAGAGCGGTATCGGATACATTTTGAGCTGGTCAACGAATACGAGGTATTCGGATGCATTGAACGAGGTATGTACCGGTACTACAGTCTGAAGACATGA
- the KSS1 gene encoding mitogen-activated serine/threonine-protein kinase KSS1 (similar to Saccharomyces cerevisiae KSS1 (YGR040W); ancestral locus Anc_4.184): MPRTITFDIPSQYQLLALVGEGAYGTVCSAIHKPTGIHVAIKKIQPFSKTMFVTRTLREIKLLRYFHDHENIISILDMIRPTTIDKMNAVYLVQELMETDLQRIINSHAANPLSDDHIQYFTYQILRALKSIHSAQVIHRDLKPSNLLLNSNCDLKVCDFGLSRCLASSSDSRETLVGFMTEYVATRWYRAPEIMLTFREYTTAMDIWSCGCILAELVSGKPLFPGRDYHHQLWLILEVTGSPSYEDVECIKSARAKSYIANLPMKPKMPWEIALGKQNLNPQMLDLLDRMLTFNPNKRISAADALTHPYLSTYHDPEDEPEYPPLNLEDEFWRIDNEIKKPNDDSEISMETLKQMLYDEIMKPLD; this comes from the coding sequence ATGCCTAGGACCATCACTTTTGATATACCGTCGCAGTACCAGCTTTTAGCGCTGGTAGGTGAAGGAGCATACGGTACAGTATGTTCTGCGATTCACAAACCTACAGGGATTCATGTGGCgatcaagaaaatacaACCATTTAGTAAAACCATGTTCGTTACCAGAACCTTGCGTGAGATCAAACTGCTGAGGTATTTCCATGACCATGAAAACATCATCAGTATCCTCGACATGATACGGCCTACGACGATTGACAAGATGAATGCCGTTTATTTGGTTCAGGAATTGATGGAAActgatttgcaaagaataaTTAATAGCCATGCAGCTAACCCTTTGAGTGACGATCACATCCAATATTTCACGTACCAGATACTCAGggctttgaaatcaattcATAGCGCCCAAGTAATTCACAGAGATTTGAAACCTTCAAACTTGTTATTAAACTCCAATTGTGATTTAAAAGTCTGTGATTTTGGATTATCAAGATGCCTAGCAAGCAGTAGCGACTCAAGGGAAACATTGGTAGGCTTCATGACCGAGTATGTGGCCACAAGATGGTACAGAGCACCTGAAATTATGCTCACTTTCAGGGAATACACAACTGCCATGGATATATGGTCCTGTGGATGTATATTGGCCGAGTTGGTCTCAGGCAAACCATTGTTTCCCGGCAGAGACTACCATCACCAATTGTGGTTGATACTGGAAGTTACTGGCTCGCCATCATATGAGGACGTCGAGTGCATAAAGTCCGCTCGAGCAAAGAGCTATATCGCCAACTTACCAATGAAGCCCAAGATGCCCTGGGAAATTGCACTGGGTAAGCAAAATTTGAATCCGCAAATGTTAGATCTGCTGGACAGGATGTTGACATTCAACCCTAACAAACGAATAAGTGCAGCAGACGCACTGACCCACCCATACCTATCTACTTATCATGATCCAGAAGACGAACCGGAGTATCCCCCTTTGAATCTGGAAGACGAATTTTGGAGAATCGATAACGAGATCAAGAAGCCTAATGACGATTCCGAAATTTCTATGgagactttgaagcagatgCTTTATGATGAAATAATGAAACCTCTCGACTGA
- the TDEL0D02660 gene encoding FAD-dependent oxidoreductase translates to MGKSYPEVTIVGAGIIGLYTAYVLTELEKIPGSQICVVAKYLPGDQSAGGYTSPWAGGNWSCISPNDDATLFYDRFTYEHLAHLQKDLLDYFGEKDSEWLGLGRRPSREFWDWIPDKRKIDSLRMYLEEFNILSKEELQQIQPTAPKFGISFKTWNFNCPVFLQNFCGFLKGKHHIKFVKQELTHLSQATSYVNTEAIGGDKHLIFNCTGLGAHDLGAVMDHKVYPTRGQVVVIKAPHINENCLRWGKDYATYIIPRPGKNKELVLGGFLQVDNYNAQDTSQSETDDILRRTLTLLPKIGKNAEDLEIMRVAAGLRPSRYGGPRIEKETKSDDSSLIVIHNYGASGYGYQGGMGMSYRAVMLGLSNEKKSKL, encoded by the coding sequence ATGGGAAAATCTTATCCTGAGGTTACTATTGTAGGGGCTGGAATCATCGGTCTTTACACCGCCTATGTTCTCACCGAACTCGAAAAAATCCCAGGTTCACAAATATGTGTGGTAGCCAAATATCTCCCAGGTGACCAATCAGCTGGTGGTTACACCTCGCCATGGGCTGGAGGCAATTGGTCCTGTATTTCGCCTAACGATGATGCCACATTATTCTATGATAGATTCACCTACGAGCATTTAGCGCATCTGCAGAAGGATCTTTTAGATTATTTTGGTGAGAAAGATAGTGAGTGGCTAGGTCTTGGTAGAAGACCTAGTCGTGAATTTTGGGATTGGATCCCAGACaaaagaaagattgattccTTAAGAATGTACTTGGAAGAGTTCAACAtcctttcaaaagaagaattacaGCAAATCCAACCTACGGCACCCAAATTTGGGATTAGTTTTAAGACATGGAATTTCAACTGTCCCGTTTTCCTACAGAACTTTTGCGGTTTTCTGAAAGGCAAACATcatatcaaatttgttaaaCAAGAGCTTACCCATTTGAGTCAAGCCACATCTTATGTCAATACCGAGGCCATTGGTGGTGATAAGCActtgatcttcaactgTACAGGTCTTGGAGCTCATGATCTTGGCGCTGTCATGGATCACAAGGTGTACCCTACCAGAGGCCAAGTTGTGGTCATCAAGGCTCCACACATCAATGAGAACTGTTTGAGATGGGGTAAGGATTATGCAACATATATCATCCCCAGACCTGGTAAAAACAAGGAACTTGTTCTGGGGGGTTTTTTGCAAGTTGACAACTACAATGCCCAGGATACTTCTCAATCCGAGACCGATGATATATTGAGGCGTACTTTGACGCTATTGCCTAAGATCGGCAAAAACGCTGAAGACTTGGAGATAATGAGAGTCGCTGCAGGCTTGCGTCCATCAAGATACGGAGGTCCTCGTATCGAAAAGGAGACGAAAAGTGACGATTCGAGTCTAATTGTCATTCACAACTACGGTGCTTCTGGTTATGGTTACCAGGGAGGAATGGGAATGAGCTACCGTGCAGTAATGCTTGGCTTGTcaaatgagaagaaatcgaaactGTAG
- the NIT3 gene encoding putative hydrolase (similar to Saccharomyces cerevisiae NIT3 (YLR351C); ancestral locus Anc_4.183), which translates to MSKILSQKIKVALIQLAGSTADKNANLQRATHLIEKAVKDQPETKLVVLPECFNSPYATDKFREYAEVIGPDSQSYKVLSAVAQKLKIILVGGSIPELEPKTNKIYNTSMVFNENGELIGTHKKAHLFDIDIPNGITFKESDSLTGGDKATTLDTTYGKIGLGICYDTRFPELAMISARKGAFAMIYPGAFNTVTGPMHWKLLARSRAIDNQIYTLFCSPARNLESTYHAYGHSLVVNPRGDVIAEAGEGEEIIYADLDPADIQVFRQGVPITTQRRFDIYKDVSK; encoded by the coding sequence ATGTCAAAGATTCTTTCACAAAAGATTAAGGTTGCACTCATTCAATTGGCTGGTTCCACGGCTGACAAGAATGCTAATCTTCAGAGAGCAACACATTTGATCGAAAAGGCTGTCAAGGATCAACCAGAGACAAAACTTGTTGTATTGCCTGAATGCTTCAACTCTCCTTACGCAACGGATAAATTCAGAGAATATGCAGAAGTGATTGGGCCTGACTCTCAATCGTACAAGGTACTATCTGCGGTGGCGCAAAAGCTCAAGATCATACTTGTAGGTGGCTCAATCCCAGAGCTCGAACCGAAGACAAACAAAATTTACAATACTTCGATGgttttcaatgaaaatggtgaattgaTTGGAACCCACAAAAAGGCTCACCTGTTCGACATCGATATTCCTAATGGTatcactttcaaagagagtGACTCATTGACCGGAGGTGATAAAGCTACAACTTTGGATACAACCTATGGTAAGATTGGACTTGGAATCTGCTATGATACAAGATTCCCTGAATTGGCCATGATTAGTGCACGTAAAGGTGCATTTGCCATGATATACCCTGGTGCTTTCAACACTGTCACTGGACCAATGCATTGGAAATTGCTAGCGAGATCCAGAGCTATAGACAATCAAATTTACACTTTGTTCTGTTCACCTGCACGTAACTTGGAAAGCACCTATCACGCATACGGGCACAGTTTGGTAGTAAACCCACGCGGTGACGTGATCGCTGAAGCCGGCGAAGGTGAGGAGATCATTTACGCCGATTTGGATCCTGCTGATATTCAAGTGTTCAGACAAGGTGTACCAATTACCACGCAAAGAAGGTTTgacatttacaaagatgTAAGCAAATAA
- the ORM2 gene encoding sphingolipid homeostasis protein ORM2 (similar to Saccharomyces cerevisiae ORM1 (YGR038W) and ORM2 (YLR350W); ancestral locus Anc_4.182) yields MGIIGEPLSSQTSRDQSLKPFPSNGQNNKLSLSEPHKDHRRRRSSSIISHVEPETFEDENDQQLLPNMNATWVDQRGAWIIHIVVIAILKIFYDLIPGVSTEWSWTLTNMSYVIGSYVMFHLIKGTPFDFNGGAYDNLTMWEQINDETLYTPARKFLIMVPIVLFLVSTHYSHYDLKLFSWNFSLTFLLAVVPKLPVTHRLRISIPGITGRAQIS; encoded by the coding sequence atgggaATTATAGGTGAACCACTCTCTTCGCAAACTTCTCGAGATCAGTCCTTGAAACCGTTCCCCTCAAACGGCCAGAACAACAAGCTTAGTTTATCAGAACCACACAAGGAtcacagaagaagaagatcctCGAGTATAATATCACATGTCGAACcagaaacttttgaagacgaGAATGACCAACAGTTATTACCAAATATGAACGCTACTTGGGTTGACCAACGCGGGGCCTGGATTATTCATATCGTTGTCATTGCCATACTAAAAATCTTTTACGATTTGATACCGGGAGTGTCTACCGAATGGTCTTGGACCCTCACTAATATGAGCTACGTGATCGGTTCATATGTCATGTTCCATTTGATCAAGGGTACGCCCTTCGATTTCAATGGTGGGGCCTATGACAATCTAACGATGTGGGAACAGATTAATGACGAGACATTGTACACGCCAGCACGTAAGTTTCTTATCATGGTACCCATAGTGCTATTTCTGGTGAGTACGCATTACTCACATTACGATCTGAAGCTATTCTCGTGGAATTTCTCGCTTACATTCCTATTGGCGGTGGTGCCCAAATTGCCAGTAACTCATAGACTAAGAATCTCTATTCCAGGTATCACGGGCCGGGCACAAATCAGTTAG
- the ACB1 gene encoding long-chain fatty acid transporter ACB1 (similar to Saccharomyces cerevisiae ACB1 (YGR037C); ancestral locus Anc_4.181) produces MVSQLFEEKAKAVNELPSTPDTDELLKLYALYKQATSGDNTKEKPGIFNMKDRYKWDAWEEIKGTSQQDAENQYIEFVDSLIAKYK; encoded by the coding sequence ATGGTGTCCCAGTTGTTCGAAGAAAAGGCCAAGGCCGTTAATGAGTTGCCATCTACGCCAGATACCgatgaattgttgaaactgTACGCTCTATACAAACAGGCTACTTCCGGTGACAACACTAAGGAGAAACCAGGTATTTTCAACATGAAGGATCGTTACAAGTGGGATGCTTGGGAAGAAATAAAGGGAACTTCTCAACAGGATGCCGAAAACCAATACATCGAATTTGTTGACTCCTTGATTGCCAAATACAAATAG